A part of Arachis hypogaea cultivar Tifrunner chromosome 12, arahy.Tifrunner.gnm2.J5K5, whole genome shotgun sequence genomic DNA contains:
- the LOC112728754 gene encoding E3 ubiquitin-protein ligase PUB23-like, whose translation MDHGIDVPPFFVCPISLEIMKDPVIVSTGITYDRESIEKWLLKNKTCPVTKQTLEILDLTPNHTLRRLIQAWCTLNASHGVERIPTPKPPVNKEQVSKLIKDASSNDQDSSLLSQCLVSLKSMAAESESNRRCIESAGAVEFLASIVVMNHGYDSIEVSSDGDEGFDTKSGVSDEALSILHNLHLSENGLKALLGFKDGIFVDSLTRVLQRGIYESRAYAVFLLKSMSQVANPNQLVNLRNELFVELVQVLKDQISQKASKETLETLIEICPWGRNRIKAVESGAIHVLIELLLDCKEKKPCEMMMMVLDILCQTADGRAELLGHAAGVAVVSKKILRVSTLVNDRAVKILLSIARYSATQSVVQEMLLIGVVAKLCLVLQVDSGNKAKEKAREILKLHSKTWRNSPCLPTNFLSAYPTN comes from the coding sequence ATGGATCATGGAATTGATGTTCCACCATTTTTTGTTTGTCCAATTTCATTGGAGATCATGAAGGATCCGGTGATTGTATCCACAGGAATCACCTATGATAGAGAGAGCATTGAGAAGTGGTTATTGAAGAACAAGACATGCCCGGTGACCAAGCAAACCCTTGAGATTTTAGACCTAACTCCTAATCACACTCTTAGGAGATTGATTCAAGCATGGTGCACCTTGAATGCTTCTCATGGAGTTGAAAGAATTCCAACACCAAAGCCTCCGGTCAATAAAGAACAGGTATCAAAGCTCATCAAAGATGCTTCTTCTAATGATCAAGATTCTTCATTGCTTTCTCAGTGCCTTGTGAGCCTTAAATCGATGGCGGCCGAGAGCGAATCGAACCGGAGATGCATTGAATCAGCTGGAGCTGTTGAGTTCTTAGCTTCAATAGTTGTGATGAATCATGGTTATGATTCAATTGAGGTTAGTTCTGATGGAGATGAAGGTTTCGACACGAAATCGGGCGTTTCGGATGAAGCTTTGAGCATACTACACAATCTTCATTTGTCAGAAAATGGTTTGAAGGCCTTATTAGGGTTCAAAGATGGAATCTTTGTTGATTCCTTGACAAGGGTCTTGCAAAGAGGAATCTATGAATCAAGGGCTTATGCAGTTTTCTTGTTGAAATCCATGTCCCAAGTTGCAAACCCTAACCAGCTAGTGAATCTTAGAAATGAATTGTTTGTGGAATTGGTTCAAGTTCTAAAGGATCAAATCTCACAAAAAGCTTCAAAGGAAACACTAGAAACCCTAATTGAGATTTGTCCATGGGGAAGAAACCGGATCAAAGCGGTCGAATCCGGGGCGATCCATGTCCTTATTGAGCTTCTTCTTGATTGCAAAGAGAAGAAGCCATgtgagatgatgatgatggtctTGGATATTCTATGCCAAACTGCTGATGGAAGAGCTGAGCTTCTCGGCCACGCTGCCGGCGTGGCCGTCGTTTCGAAGAAGATTCTTAGGGTTTCAACATTGGTGAATGATAGGGCTGTGAAGATTTTGCTCTCAATTGCAAGGTACTCAGCAACACAAAGTGTTGTTCAAGAAATGTTGCTAATTGGTGTTGTTGCTAAACTTTGTTTGGTTCTTCAAGTTGATAGTGGAAACAAGGCTAAGGAGAAAGCAAGGGAAATTCTCAAGCTTCATTCTAAAACATGGAGGAATTCTCCTTGTTTACCTACCAATTTTCTTTCTGCTTACCCTACAAATTAG
- the LOC112728755 gene encoding E3 ubiquitin-protein ligase PUB24-like: MDNEIEVPQYFICPISLQIMKDPVTAITGITYDRESIEKWLFKNKNTTCPVTKMPLPNDSDLTPNHTLRRLIQAWCTQNSSLGIDRIPTPKPPLNKVQVLKLLKDLKDPRLKIKSLRQLELLATENERNKKCLLDSGVPKAMIMFMLDCYKKGINQIGEGIEEALSLLQFVKVSSEDVKILMSENVFDLVLDSLTWLLGCDFSENSATVKSQAVLVIKNLIQRGDSSVIQRLKFEFFEKIVKVLRNGVVTQQGISGALKVLLSACAYGRNRIMMVECGAVFEMIEIEMRTPEKIITELTMSILFHLCSCASGRAQFLCHKGSMAVLTERILKVSAAVDDRAIIILSLISKFSATNLVLQEMLKVGTVAKLCLVLQSDHAKYIKEKAMEIIKNHSQVWRNSPCFPDKSSFFGKFA; encoded by the coding sequence ATGGATAATGAAATTGAAGTTCCTCAATATTTCATATGTCCAATTTCACTTCAAATCATGAAGGATCCTGTGACTGCCATAACAGGAATCACATATGATAGAGAAAGCATTGAGAAATGGCTTTTCAAGAACAAGAACACAACATGTCCAGTTACCAAAATGCCCCTACCAAATGATTCTGATCTTACACCAAACCATACCCTTCGACGTTTGATCCAAGCATGGTGCACTCAAAATTCTTCACTGGGAATTGATAGAATCCCAACACCAAAGCCCCCACTTAACAAAGTTCAAGTTTTGAAGCTCCTTAAGGATCTTAAGGATCCAAGATTGAAGATCAAGAGCTTAAGGCAATTGGAGCTTCTTGCAACTGAAAATGAGAGGAACAAGAAGTGTTTGCTTGATTCTGGTGTCCCAAAAGCCATGATCATGTTCATGTTGGATTGTTACAAAAAGGGTATCAATCAAATTGGTGAAGGTATTGAAGAAGCTCTTAGTTTGTTACAATTTGTTAAGGTTTCTTCCGAGGATGTTAAGATTCTTATGTCCGAGAATGTTTTTGATTTGGTGTTGGATTCTCTAACATGGCTTCTGGGGTGCGATTTTTCGGAGAATTCGGCGACTGTAAAATCACAAGCTGTTCTAGTGATCAAGAACTTGATCCAAAGGGGTGATTCAAGTGTTATTCAGAGGCTTAAATTTGAGTTCTTTGAGAAGATTGTGAAGGTTTTGAGAAATGGTGTTGTAACACAACAAGGTATTAGCGGCGCTTTGAAAGTGTTGCTAAGTGCTTGTGCGTATGGAAGAAACAGGATCATGATGGTGGAATGTGGTGCAGTTTTTGAGATGATTGAGATTGAAATGAGAACACCTGAGAAGATAATCACTGAATTAACAATGTCTATTCTGTTTCATCTATGTTCATGTGCTAGTGGAAGAGCTCAATTCTTGTGTCACAAAGGTTCAATGGCGGTTTTGACTGAAAGGATTTTGAAGGTTTCAGCGGCGGTTGATGATAGAGCTATAATTATTCTATCATTGATATCCAAATTCTCTGCTACAAATTTGGTGCTTCAAGAGATGTTGAAGGTTGGAACTGTTGCAAAGCTTTGTTTGGTTCTTCAGAGTGATCATGCAAAGTACATCAAAGAAAAAGCAATGGAAATTATTAAGAATCATTCTCAGGTTTGGAGGAACTCTCCTTGTTTTCCTGATAAGTCTTCTTTTTTTGGCAAGTTTGCAtaa